A stretch of the Streptococcus oralis genome encodes the following:
- a CDS encoding energy-coupling factor ABC transporter ATP-binding protein, producing MKSIIEVKDLSFRYKEDQDHYDVNNVSFHVKRGEWLSIVGHNGSGKSTTIRLIDGLLEAESGEIWIDGQLLSSENVWDLRRQIGMVFQNPDNQFVGATVEDDVAFGLENQGLPREEMKKRVTESLELVGMLDFKKREPARLSGGQKQRVAIAGVVALRPAILILDEATSMLDPEGRRELIQTVQEIRKDYQMTVVSITHDLEEVAMSDRVLVMKKGQVESTSSPRELFSRDDLDQIGLDEPFTNQLRESLRETGYQLPDGYLTEGELEDKLWELL from the coding sequence ATGAAATCGATTATTGAAGTAAAAGATCTGTCTTTTCGTTATAAGGAAGACCAGGATCATTATGACGTTAATAATGTCTCGTTTCACGTGAAACGGGGAGAATGGCTTTCGATTGTAGGTCATAATGGGAGTGGAAAATCGACAACTATCCGTTTGATTGATGGATTGCTTGAAGCAGAGTCTGGAGAAATCTGGATAGATGGCCAATTGCTGTCCTCTGAGAACGTTTGGGACTTACGCCGTCAAATTGGTATGGTTTTTCAAAATCCAGATAACCAATTTGTGGGGGCAACTGTTGAAGATGATGTCGCCTTTGGTTTAGAAAATCAGGGACTTCCTCGTGAAGAAATGAAGAAGAGAGTGACTGAATCTTTGGAGTTGGTGGGGATGCTGGACTTTAAGAAGAGAGAACCAGCTCGTTTATCTGGTGGCCAAAAACAACGTGTGGCCATTGCAGGAGTTGTTGCCCTGAGGCCAGCTATTTTAATTCTAGATGAGGCTACAAGTATGTTGGACCCCGAGGGACGAAGAGAACTGATTCAGACAGTTCAAGAGATTCGAAAAGACTATCAGATGACAGTCGTCTCCATTACACATGACTTGGAAGAAGTTGCGATGAGTGACCGTGTCTTGGTCATGAAAAAAGGCCAAGTGGAGTCAACCAGCAGCCCAAGAGAACTTTTTTCTCGGGATGACCTTGACCAGATAGGGTTGGATGAACCTTTTACTAATCAATTGAGAGAATCTTTGAGAGAGACTGGTTATCAGTTGCCGGATGGCTATTTGACAGAAGGAGAGCTAGAGGACAAGTTATGGGAATTACTCTAG
- a CDS encoding energy-coupling factor transporter ATPase has product MGITLENVSFTYQEGTPLSSSALTDVSLTIEDGSYTALVGHTGSGKSTILQLLNGLLVPSKGSVRVFDTVITPTSTNKEIRQIRKQVGLVFQFAENQIFEETVLKDVAFGPQNFGVSEEEAKKIAREKLALVGIDESLFERSPFELSGGQMRRVAIAGMLAMEPTVLVLDEPTAGLDPLGRKELMTLFKKLHLSGMTIVLVTHLMDDVATYADQVYVMEKGRLVKSGKPSDVFQDVASMEKVQLGVPKITAFCKRLADRGVAFKKLPIKIEEFKESLNG; this is encoded by the coding sequence ATGGGAATTACTCTAGAAAATGTGAGCTTTACCTATCAAGAGGGAACTCCCCTATCTTCATCAGCCTTGACTGATGTTTCTTTGACGATTGAGGATGGTTCCTATACAGCTTTAGTAGGGCACACAGGCAGTGGGAAATCAACGATTTTACAGCTTTTAAATGGCCTATTGGTACCAAGTAAGGGTTCTGTTCGAGTTTTCGATACCGTCATTACCCCTACATCAACCAATAAAGAAATTCGTCAGATTCGAAAGCAAGTTGGTCTAGTGTTTCAATTTGCTGAAAATCAGATTTTCGAAGAGACTGTTTTGAAAGATGTTGCATTTGGACCGCAAAATTTTGGAGTTTCTGAGGAAGAGGCTAAGAAAATTGCGCGTGAAAAGTTAGCATTGGTAGGCATTGATGAGTCTCTCTTTGAGCGCAGTCCCTTTGAACTTTCGGGGGGGCAGATGAGACGTGTAGCTATAGCAGGTATGCTAGCCATGGAGCCAACTGTCTTAGTTTTGGACGAGCCTACAGCAGGGCTAGATCCTCTGGGCAGAAAAGAACTGATGACCTTGTTTAAAAAACTCCACCTTTCTGGAATGACAATCGTTCTAGTAACGCATTTGATGGATGATGTAGCTACGTATGCTGATCAGGTTTATGTTATGGAAAAGGGGCGTTTAGTCAAAAGTGGCAAACCGAGTGATGTTTTCCAAGATGTAGCCTCTATGGAAAAGGTGCAGTTAGGTGTGCCTAAAATAACAGCCTTTTGTAAACGTTTGGCAGATAGAGGTGTAGCTTTTAAAAAATTGCCAATCAAGATAGAGGAGTTTAAGGAGTCGCTAAATGGATAG
- the rpsB gene encoding 30S ribosomal protein S2, whose translation MAVISMKQLLEAGVHFGHQTRRWNPKMAKYIFTERNGIHVIDLQQTVKYADQAYDFMRDAAANDAVVLFVGTKKQAADAVKEEAERSGQYYINHRWLGGTLTNWGTIQKRIARLKEIKRMEEEGIFDVLPKKEVALLNKQRARLEKFLGGIEDMPRIPDVMYVVDPHKEQIAVKEAKKLGIPVVAMVDTNTDPDDIDVIIPANDDAIRAVKLITAKLADAIIEGRQGEDAAAVEAEFEASEAQADSIEEIVEVVEGDNA comes from the coding sequence ATGGCAGTAATTTCAATGAAACAACTTCTTGAGGCTGGTGTACACTTTGGTCACCAAACTCGTCGCTGGAACCCTAAGATGGCTAAGTACATCTTTACTGAGCGTAACGGAATCCACGTTATCGACTTGCAACAAACTGTAAAATACGCTGACCAAGCTTACGACTTTATGCGTGATGCAGCAGCTAACGATGCAGTTGTATTGTTTGTTGGTACTAAGAAACAAGCTGCTGACGCTGTTAAAGAAGAAGCAGAGCGTTCAGGTCAATACTACATCAACCATCGTTGGTTGGGTGGAACTCTTACTAACTGGGGAACTATCCAAAAACGTATTGCTCGTTTGAAAGAAATCAAACGCATGGAAGAAGAAGGAATCTTTGATGTTCTTCCTAAGAAAGAAGTTGCACTTCTTAACAAACAACGTGCACGTCTTGAAAAATTCTTGGGTGGTATCGAAGATATGCCTCGTATCCCAGATGTAATGTACGTAGTTGATCCACATAAAGAACAAATCGCTGTTAAAGAAGCTAAAAAATTGGGAATCCCAGTTGTAGCGATGGTTGACACAAACACTGATCCAGACGATATCGATGTAATCATCCCAGCTAACGATGACGCTATCCGCGCGGTTAAATTGATCACAGCTAAATTGGCTGACGCTATCATCGAAGGACGTCAAGGTGAAGATGCAGCAGCAGTTGAAGCAGAATTTGAAGCTTCAGAAGCTCAAGCTGACTCAATCGAAGAAATCGTTGAAGTTGTAGAAGGCGACAACGCTTAA
- the mreD gene encoding rod shape-determining protein MreD produces the protein MRLLKQIGIFFLLPFVVLIDAHIGQLAGSFSPHFHLASHFLFLFLLFETIEVSEYLYLAYCCIVGLVYDIYFFHLIGIATLLFILIGASLHKFNSVILLNRWTRMLTIVVMSFLFDMGSYLLALAMGLTVESMPVFIVYSLVPSMILNFLWMLIFQYIFEKCYL, from the coding sequence ATGAGACTGTTAAAACAAATTGGTATTTTCTTTTTACTCCCTTTTGTCGTACTAATTGATGCACATATTGGACAATTAGCGGGATCCTTCTCCCCTCACTTTCATTTAGCAAGTCATTTTCTGTTTTTATTTCTCTTGTTTGAGACAATTGAGGTTTCAGAATACCTCTATCTAGCTTATTGCTGTATAGTGGGTTTGGTGTACGATATCTATTTTTTCCACTTGATAGGAATTGCGACACTTCTATTTATCTTAATAGGTGCTTCGCTCCATAAATTTAATAGTGTAATTTTGCTAAACCGTTGGACAAGAATGTTAACAATAGTTGTGATGAGTTTCCTATTTGATATGGGGAGCTACCTCCTTGCTCTTGCTATGGGATTGACAGTAGAATCGATGCCAGTTTTCATCGTCTATAGTCTTGTCCCATCAATGATTTTAAACTTTTTATGGATGCTTATTTTCCAATATATTTTTGAAAAATGTTATCTATAA
- a CDS encoding energy-coupling factor transporter transmembrane component T family protein yields MDSMILGRYIPGDSIIHRLDPRSKLLAMILLILIVFWANNPLTNLILFVATGIFIALSGVSLSFFVQGLKSMFFLIAFTTLFQLFFISSGNVLFEFSFIRITDYALQQAGIIFCRFVLIIFFSTLLTLTTMPLSLAAAVEALLAPLKRVKVPVHEIGLMLSMSLRFVPTLMDDTTRIMNAQKARGVDFGEGSIVQKVKAMIPILIPLFATSLKRADSLAIAMEARGYQGGKGRSQYRQLRWSQKDTLAILVILVLGCFLFFLKS; encoded by the coding sequence ATGGATAGTATGATTTTAGGGCGTTATATACCGGGGGATTCCATCATTCATCGCTTGGATCCCCGTAGTAAATTGCTTGCCATGATCCTGTTGATTTTGATTGTATTTTGGGCCAATAATCCCCTCACTAATCTCATTCTGTTTGTAGCGACAGGTATATTTATCGCTTTGTCAGGCGTTTCCCTCTCATTTTTCGTTCAGGGATTAAAATCCATGTTCTTCCTGATCGCTTTTACGACTCTTTTTCAGCTCTTTTTCATTTCAAGTGGAAATGTCCTATTTGAGTTTTCTTTTATAAGAATAACGGATTATGCTTTGCAACAAGCAGGAATCATTTTCTGTCGTTTTGTGTTGATTATTTTCTTTTCAACCTTGCTGACATTAACGACCATGCCTTTGAGTTTGGCAGCTGCAGTTGAAGCTCTTTTAGCACCGCTGAAACGCGTGAAAGTTCCCGTTCATGAAATTGGTCTCATGTTATCAATGAGTTTGCGTTTTGTTCCAACCTTGATGGATGACACAACGAGAATTATGAATGCTCAAAAAGCTCGTGGAGTTGACTTTGGCGAAGGTAGCATCGTGCAAAAGGTAAAGGCTATGATTCCAATTTTAATTCCTCTTTTTGCGACGAGCTTAAAGCGTGCAGATTCATTGGCAATAGCCATGGAAGCTCGTGGTTATCAAGGAGGAAAGGGTAGAAGTCAGTATAGACAGTTGAGATGGAGTCAAAAGGATACACTGGCAATTCTTGTGATTTTGGTACTGGGATGTTTCTTATTTTTCTTAAAATCTTAG
- the pcsB gene encoding peptidoglycan hydrolase PcsB: protein MKKKILASLLLSTVLVSQAAVLTTVHAETTDEKIAAQDSKISNLTSQQKEAQKQVDEIQTQVTAIQTQQTNLEAENETLQAESKKLEGEITELSKNIVARNESLEKQARSAQTNGAATSYINTIVNSKSITEAISRVAAMSEIVSANNKMLEQQKADKKSIAEKQVANNEAINTVIANQQTLADDAQALTTKQAELKVAELNLAAEKATAESDKATLLEQKAAAEAEAKAAAEAEAAYKARQTSQQQSVVASGNTTLSDQVQATSSSSSDDDSSYTPAPAPTPARQRPTYSTNASSYPTGECTWGAKTLAPWAGDYWGNGAQWATSAAAAGFRTGSTPQVGAIACWNDGGYGHVAVVTAVSSSTSIQVSESNYGGNRTIGNKRGWFNPTTTSEGYVTYIYPN, encoded by the coding sequence ATGAAGAAAAAAATCTTAGCGTCACTTTTATTAAGTACAGTATTGGTGTCTCAAGCGGCAGTATTGACAACTGTCCACGCTGAAACAACTGATGAAAAGATTGCTGCTCAAGATAGTAAGATTAGTAATTTGACATCTCAACAAAAAGAAGCTCAAAAACAAGTAGATGAAATCCAAACGCAAGTTACAGCTATCCAAACTCAACAAACAAACTTAGAAGCTGAGAACGAAACTCTACAAGCTGAATCTAAAAAACTTGAAGGAGAAATTACAGAGCTCTCTAAGAACATTGTTGCTCGTAATGAATCTTTGGAGAAACAAGCACGTAGCGCACAAACTAACGGTGCTGCAACTAGCTACATCAATACAATTGTAAACTCAAAATCAATTACAGAAGCTATTTCACGTGTTGCAGCAATGAGCGAGATTGTATCAGCTAACAACAAAATGTTGGAGCAACAGAAAGCTGATAAGAAATCTATCGCTGAAAAACAGGTTGCAAATAATGAAGCAATCAACACTGTCATTGCGAACCAACAAACGCTTGCTGACGATGCACAAGCATTGACAACAAAACAAGCAGAGTTGAAAGTTGCTGAGTTAAACCTTGCTGCAGAGAAAGCTACTGCAGAAAGTGATAAAGCTACTTTATTGGAACAAAAAGCAGCAGCAGAGGCAGAAGCAAAAGCAGCAGCTGAAGCAGAAGCAGCTTATAAAGCACGTCAAACAAGCCAACAACAATCAGTTGTTGCTTCTGGAAATACAACACTTTCAGATCAAGTGCAAGCAACTTCAAGCTCTTCATCAGATGATGATTCAAGCTACACTCCAGCACCTGCTCCAACTCCAGCTAGACAGCGTCCAACATACAGTACAAATGCTTCAAGTTATCCAACTGGTGAATGTACTTGGGGAGCTAAAACATTAGCACCTTGGGCTGGAGATTACTGGGGTAACGGAGCGCAGTGGGCTACAAGTGCAGCAGCTGCAGGATTCCGTACAGGATCAACTCCACAAGTTGGTGCGATTGCATGTTGGAATGACGGTGGATATGGACACGTAGCGGTTGTTACAGCAGTTTCATCATCAACTAGCATTCAAGTATCAGAATCAAACTATGGTGGAAATCGTACAATCGGTAACAAACGTGGATGGTTCAACCCAACTACAACTTCTGAAGGTTATGTAACATACATCTATCCAAACTAA
- the mreC gene encoding rod shape-determining protein MreC: MNRFKKSKYLIIVFVTVLAVSVLLVTTYSSAIVTKLGDGISLVDRIVQKPFQWFDTFKSDLGHLTQTYNENESLKKQLYQLEVESNQSESLKNENEQLRQLLDMKSKLQATKTIAADVIMRAPVSWKQELTIDAGSSKGASENMLAIANGGLIGSVSKVEDHSTTVNLLTNTENSDKISVKILHGSTEIYGIIIGYDKESELLKISQLNSNSDISAGDKVTTGGLGNFNVKDIPVGEVVATTHSSDYLTKEVTVKLSADTKNLHVVELVGN, translated from the coding sequence ATGAACCGTTTTAAAAAATCAAAATATCTAATTATCGTTTTTGTCACAGTTCTGGCAGTTTCTGTTCTATTAGTGACAACCTATTCAAGCGCTATTGTGACGAAACTAGGAGATGGGATTTCATTAGTAGATAGAATTGTTCAAAAACCCTTTCAGTGGTTTGATACTTTCAAATCGGATTTGGGACATTTGACGCAGACTTACAATGAAAATGAGAGTCTAAAGAAACAGCTCTATCAACTAGAGGTGGAGTCTAATCAATCAGAAAGTTTAAAAAATGAAAATGAACAACTACGTCAGTTGCTGGATATGAAGTCAAAATTGCAGGCTACAAAAACCATTGCAGCAGATGTGATTATGCGAGCTCCAGTATCTTGGAAACAAGAGTTGACAATTGATGCGGGAAGTTCAAAAGGAGCTTCTGAAAATATGTTGGCCATTGCAAACGGGGGTTTGATTGGTAGTGTTTCAAAGGTGGAGGATCATTCAACAACGGTCAATCTATTGACAAACACCGAAAATTCAGACAAAATTTCTGTTAAAATTCTGCATGGTTCTACTGAAATTTACGGGATTATCATTGGTTATGATAAGGAGTCTGAACTGCTTAAAATTAGTCAATTAAACAGCAACAGCGACATTAGCGCGGGAGACAAGGTGACTACAGGGGGGCTCGGAAACTTTAATGTTAAGGATATCCCTGTTGGAGAGGTTGTTGCTACAACACACAGCAGTGATTATCTAACAAAGGAAGTAACAGTCAAGTTAAGTGCTGACACCAAAAATCTTCATGTGGTAGAGTTAGTGGGGAATTAG